CACACCGATAATGGCAAACGTGCGTTTGTGCAATTGGACGACAATACCGCTTATTACGAGGCGATGATTTTCACCGATACGTTTACCCAGTACGGCAATTTGTTGGAAAAAGAAGCCTGCGTGGTATTGGAAGGTACACTCGATACCGATCAGCGCACGGGTAAAACGCGGTTGCGCGTCGAAAAAGTTCACAATATGCAGTCCGTGCGTGAAAACTTCCTGCGCAAATTGGTGTTGCGACTGGAAGAGCAGCAGGTGCAGCAAGGCATATTGCCCGCCCTGCGCCAACGCTTGAAACCAGCAGCAACAGCGGGCAGTTTTCCGATTACAATTGAATATTTTAATGCCCAAGCGCGTGCCGATCTGCGCTTAGGTGGAACGTGGACAGTGCCGCTAGACGATGCCGGAGTGCGTGATCTACGCCAGCTATTGGGCAAGGAAAATGTCAGCTTGGTGTTTTAACGCACCTTGGTCAACACTACACCGACCATATTGGTACGCGCCTGTTTCAAACGCTCAAACGCGGCATGAAGCGGGCGACGGCGGGTTTCATTACACGCAACTACCAATAAAGTGGCATGGACGCGATTGCCGATAAGCAACGCATCCGCCATGCCCATCACGGGTGGTGAGTCAATAATGATCAGGTCAAACGGCGCATCTTGTTGTTCAGTGGTGGCAATCAATTGCGTCAAACGTTCGCTGGACAATAATTCCACTGGATGCGGGGTAATCGGGCCAGATGACAACAGTTGCAAATTAGTAATCTTGGTGGGGCGGATGAGCGTTTTGAAATCATCTAACCCTGCCAAGTAATTACCCAGCCCCTTGGTGTTGTCTAATTTAAAATGCTTGTGCAGCGTTGGGCGGCGTAAATCCGCATCAATTAACAATACCCGTGTCCCCGCTTTTGCAAAGGCAGTGGCGAGGTTAATGCTGGTGCTGCTTTTGCCTTCACTCGCATCGGTGCTGGTCACATTGATGACTTTTGGGCGCTGTTGCTGGGTGACGACTAATAGATTATTGCGCAGGGAACGAAACGCTTCCGCCACGTTGGAATCGGGGCGCTCGGCACTCTGAAACGCATAATTGCCCGCTTTTTTGGGGATGGCAGGCGCAACGCCCAACAGTGGAATCGGCAATACGCGCGCCAGCATGTCTGGATTTTTGATAATCGCGTCCGTACCTTCGCGGACAAATGCGGCAATCATCCCGGCACACAAGCCTAAAATAAAACTTAAGATAAAGTTTTTAAAAAGGTCAGGGCTTAACGCCTCTGTGGTAAACAACGCGGCTAAAAAAACCGTTAAATACATACTCAGCAACGTTTTTTCGCGGCGCTTAACCACAATACGCAATTTACGGAATTCTTCCCGCAGCGATGTACCGCCGGTGTCGAAGGTTGATACGTGTATGAACCCTTTTTCGTGTGCATTCATGATTGACAAATTCCCCAATTTAGCCCTGATTTCACTGATTATACATAAGAAAATATAATTTGCATGGTTGAAAGCGTGTTTGCATAAACATATTGCATCTGCTCCGATACAATAGATCAGCGCATAAGCATTAAGTTTCCGTGAAAGCGTGCATGGACACTCCGTCGGGCAAAGAGTAAAATGCCATCCTACTAATTTCACGGGATGAGCCACGCCTCATCCCGTTTCGTATGTAGACTTCGGAGGTTCTTTTGAACAAGCAAGCACTGCTGGTGCTGGAAGACGGGAGTGTTTTCCACGGGCGTTCCCTCGGCTGTGATGGCCAAACCACGGGTGAAGTGGTCTTTAATACCGCACTGACAGGCTATCAGGAAATCCTGACTGACCCGTCGTATTCACGCCAAATCGTTACCTTGACTTACCCGCATATTGGTAACGTTGGTGTCAATCAGGAAGATTGCGAATCCACCCAAGTCCACGCGGCTGGGCTGATCGTGCGTGACGTGCCTGCGGTTTACAGTAGCTGGCGTGCGGAAGAATCCCTGCCAGATTATTTAGCCCGCAATAACGTTGTCGCGATTGCCGACATCGACACACGCCGTTTAACGCGCATTTTGCGTGAAAAAGGCGCACAACGCGGCTGCATCATTGCAGGTGAAAACCTCTCCGTGGATGTGGCACTGGATGCGGCACGTTCCTTCCCCGGTTTGAAGGGCATGGATTTGGCGAAAGAAGTCACCGTCAAGTCCAGCTATGTGTGGACAGAAGGCAGTTGGCAGTTAAACCCCGCCACCCCACGCCCCTCTACCGCGACAACGGCTGAATTCAACATCGTCGCTTACGATTACGGCATCAAAACCAATATCCTGCGCATGTTGGTGGATCGTGGTTGCCACGTTACTGTCGTGCCTGCGCAAACCCCAGCGGCAGATGTACTGGCGATGAAACCAGACGGCGTATTCCTCTCCAATGGCCCCGGCGACCCAGAACCGTGCGATTACGCGATTGCCGCTATCCGCGAAGTGCTGGAACAAAAAGTCCCCACGTTCGGTATTTGCCTCGGTCATCAATTGCTCGGTCTTGCTAGTGGCGCGAAAACCGTCAAGATGAAGTTCGGGCATCACGGCGCGAACCATCCGGTGCAAGACTTGGACAGCAAGCGCGTGATGATCAGCAGCCAAAACCACGGTTTTGCGGTGGATGAAACCACGCTGCCAGCCAACGTCCGTGCGACGCATCGCTCGTTGTTTGACGGCACATTGCAAGGTATCGAACGCACCGACTGCCCCGCGTTAAGTTTCCAAGGACACCCCGAAGCCAGCCCCGGCCCGCACGACGTAGCCCCTGTATTCGACCGTTTCATTGAGATGATGAGAGCCGCACATGCCTAAACGCACTGACATTAAAAGCATTCTGATTATTGGTGCAGGCCCGATCATTATCGGTCAGGCGTGCGAATTCGACTATTCCGGTGCGCAAGCGTGTAAGGCGCTGCGTGAGGAAGGCTACCGCGTCATTTTGGTCAATTCCAACCCCGCGACCATTATGACCGACCCCAACATGGCGGATGCGATTTACATCGAGCCAATCCGTTGGGAAACCGTCGCCAAAATCATTGAAAAAGAACGCCCTGACGCGCTACTGCCCACAATGGGTGGGCAAACTGCGCTCAACTGTGCGCTCGACCTTTCCCGCCAGGGCGTGCTGGAAAAGTTCGGCGTGGACATGATTGGTGCGAACGAAGTCTCCATCGACATGGCAGAAGACCGCCAGAAATTCAAAGTAGCGATGGATGAAATCGGTCTGGAATCCGCCCGTTCCGGCGTAGCCCATACGATGGACGAAGCCCGTGCGGTGCAAGCCACCCTTGGCTTCCCCGTGGTTATTCGCCCCTCGTTCACGATGGGCGGCAGCGGCGGCGGTATTGCCTACAACAAGCAGGAATTTGAAACCATCGTGGCGCGTGGGCTGGATATGTCTCCGACCACCGAAGTCCTGCTGGAAGAATCCCTGCTCGGCTGGAAAGAGTATGAAATGGAAGTCGTGCGTGACCGTAACGACAACTGCATCATTATCTGTTCCATCGAAAACCTTGACCCGATGGGCATCCACACCGGCGACTCGATCACGGTAGCGCCAGCGCAAACCTTGACCGACAAGGAATACCAATTGCTGCGGAACGCCTCCATCGCGGTCTTACGCAAAATCGGTGTGGATACCGGCGGTTCTAACGTGCAGTTTTCGGTCAATCCGAAAGATGGGCGCATTATCGTTATCGAAATGAACCCACGGGTGTCACGTTCTTCCGCACTCGCCTCCAAAGCCACCGGCTTCCCGATTGCGAAAGTGGCGGCGAAACTGGCGGTCGGCTACACCTTGGATGAATTGCGCAACGAGATTACCGGTGGGGCAACGCCTGCGTCGTTCGAGCCATCCATCGACTACGTTGTCACCAAAATCCCGCGTTTCACCTTCGAGAAATTCCCGCAAGCTGACTCGCGTTTGACCACGCAAATGAAGTCCGTGGGCGAAGTCATGGCAATGGGGCGCACTTTCCAAGAGTCGTTCCAGAAAGCCCTGCGCGGTTTGGAAACCGGTATTGATGGCTTGAACGAGCGCATTGATCCGCAAGACCCTGATGCGAAAGATACGCTGCGCCGCCAACTGACCGAAGCCAGTTCCGAACGTATTTTGTACGTCGCAGATGCCTTCCGTTTGGGCATGAGCATTGAAGAGCTGTTCGCGCAAACCAGCATCGACCCGTGGTTCTTGGTGCAAATCAAAGAACTGGTTGACCTTGAAAATGGTTTGAAAGACCGCTTGCTCAATAGCCTGTCTAGCGACGAAATGCGGGCATTGAAACGCAAAGGCTTCTCTGACCGCCGTTTGGCTAAGCTGTTGCACGAAACCGAGAAAACGGTACGGGCGGCACGTCACAAGCTCAATGTGCGCCCAGTGTATAAGCGCGTCGATACCTGCGCGGCGGAATTTGCAACCAATACCGCGTACATGTATTCCACCTACGAAGAAGAGTGCGAATCCAACCCCACCGACCGTAAGAAAATCATGGTGCTGGGTGGCGGCCCCAACCGTATCGGTCAAGGGATCGAATTCGACTACTGCTGCGTCCACGCGGCGTTGGCGTTGCGTGATGATGGCTTTGAAACCATCATGGTCAACTGCAACCCTGAAACTGTTTCCACCGATTACGACACCTCTGACCGTCTGTATTTCGAGCCGCTGACGCTCGAAGACGTGATGGAAATCGTGGATCTGGAAAAACCTTACGGCGTGATCGTGCAATACGGTGGGCAAACCCCGCTGAAATTGGCACGTGATTTGGAAGCATTGGGTGCGCCGATCATTGGTACATCGCCGGATTCCATCGACTTGGCGGAAGACCGCGAGCGTTTCCAACAACTGATTCACAAGCTTGGCTTGAAGCAGCCGCCGAACCGCACTGCCAGAAGCATCGACGAAGCGGTACGCTTGGCAGACGAAATCGGCTATCCGTTAGTCGTGCGTCCGTCTTACGTGCTGGGTGGGCGGGCGATGGAAATCGTTTACCACGAAAACGAATTGCGCCGTTACATGACCACGGCAGTATCCGTGTCCAATGATTCTCCGGTATTGCTCGACCGTTATTTGGACGATGCCATCGAAGTGGACGTTGACGCGATTTGCGACGGTGAGAACGTGCTGATCGGCGGCATTATGCAGCACATCGAACAGGCGGGTATCCACTCCGGTGACTCAGCGTGTTCTTTACCACCGTATTCCTTGCGTGCGGACATCCAAGACCAATTGCGTGAGCAAATGGCACAGATGGGCAAAGCCCTCAACGTTATCGGCTTGATGAACGCGCAATTTGCCATCAAAGGCGACGACGTATACGTGCTGGAAGTAAACCCGCGTGCCTCACGTACCGTGCCTTTCGTGTCCAAAGCGATTGGTCGTCCGCTGGCAAAAGTGGCGGCACGTTGCATGGCTGGTCAAAGTTTAGCGTCGCAGAATGCGTTGAACGAAATCATCCCGTCCTACTACGCGGTGAAAGAAGCGGTATTCCCGTTCATCAAATTCCCCGGCGTTGATCCAATCCTTAGCCCCGAAATGAAATCCACGGGCGAAGTCATGGGCGTGGGCAGGACGTTTGCCGAAGCCTTCGGGAAAGCGCAATACGCAGCGGGCGAAGTTTACCCAACCTCTGGCGTGGCGTTCATCAGTGTGCGCGAAGCAGACCGCCGTCACCTGAAAGAAGTGGGTGATATGCTGATCGGGCAAGGCTTCAAAATCGTTGCCACCCGTGGCACGGCACGCGAATTGCAGAACGTCGGTGTAACCTGCGAAATCGTTAACAAAATGCGCGAAGGCCGCCCCAATATCGTCGATATGATCAAGAACGAGGAAATCGACCTGATCGTGAACACGACCGAAGGCGAACAGTCGACCCGCGACTCGTTTGAGATTCGCCGCGAAGCCTTGCAGCACAAAATTACCTACACCACCACGATTGAAGGTGCGCGGGCATTGTGCAAAGCGATGGCCTACACTGACAGTGAGCAGGTTTATTGCTTACAAGATTTACATCAGGAAATAACAGAACAAGGGGTTTGAAGCGATGAGTACAAGACCACCGCTAACATTGAAGGGTTCGGAGCGTTTGAAGGCTGAATTGCAGCGTTTGAAAACCGAAGATCGCCCGCAAATTATTCAGGCGATTGCGACCGCCCGTGAGCATGGCGATTTGAAAGAAAACGCCGAATACCACGCAGCACGTGAGCAGCAAAGCTTTTGCGAAGGGCGTATTAAAGAACTGGAAAGTACCTTGTCGATGGCGCAAGTGATTGATGTGGTAGCCGTGGGTGCAATGAATCCCGGCAAAGTGGTTTTCGGTGCAACCGTCGAGCTTGAAGCGGTCGAAACCGGCGAAACCATTACTTACCAGATTGTTGGCGACATTGAGGCAGACATTAAGCACAACCGTGTGGCGGTGTCTTCCCCGATTGCGCGGGCGATGATTGGTAAGGAAGAAGGTGACGTGGCGGTCGTGCAAGCGCCGAGTGGCAAGCGTGAGTATGAAATCGTTGCGGTTAGCTATCAATAGTGGCCAATAATTTTACTCATATTGGCCTGTTGCAACACGGTGCGGTGGAAGCGGGAGACGTGTTCTGCGGTGAACTCGATACCCCGCTCACCAAAGCCAGTTGGAAGCAGCTCAAACAAGCTTTCGGTCGTGCCAGCCCAGACTGGGATGCCGTGGTGACTTCGCCTCGGATGCAATGCGCTGCTTTCGCCGAATGGTTTGCACAAAAACAGGATTTGCCGCTGGTGCGCGATGAGCGTTTGCGGGAAATTCATTTCGGGGAATGGGAAGGGCGTAATCCGCAAGACGTGATGACGACGCATCCCGAAGCGTTGGCGCAATGGTGGCTGAATCCCGCGCAAGTATCGCCACCGAGCGGCGAAAGCTTTGGCGATTTTCGCGCCCGTGTGTTGGATGCATGGACAGAAATGGGACGTGCCTATCGAGGCGAACGGGTGCTGGTGGTGACTCATGCCTTGGTGATTCGGGTGATTATTGCGCACGTATTGCAAATGTCGGATGAGCGCTTGCTGGCCTTGAACATTGAGTACGGCGCGTTGACCCGCTTGCGGGTATTGCGTGACCGTAGCGGTGAATGGGCCAGTTTGTTGGTACACGGTTGCGGATAATGAAAGCCGTGCTGCGTTCTTTTCAGGTGGCGTTGCGGGTGTTGACATTATTGCCAGCACCGCCAATTTCCGCGTTTTCGGCGGAAGAAAAAGGGCGTGGTTTGATCTGGTTTCCGGTGATTGGTGCGTTAATGGGTGGGTTACTTGCCCTAACCGCATGGCGCTTGCAAGGCATTGAACCGATGTTGGCGTCGGTGATTTTGTTGACGGCTTGGTTGTTTATCAGTGAGTTGCATCATCTGGATGCATTGGCGCGTAGCGTTAATGTGTGGTTGTTTGGTGGGCAAAGCGCTGCTGTAGCGGATGATGCAGAGGCGGCGCAGTTGCCGATGCCGCATTTCGGTGTCATGGGGGTCATGGCGCTGGTGATGATGGTCAAGTTTTCAGCGCTTTCAGTGCTGATTGAATACAAACTGTGGCTGTACATTATGATGGCACCGCTGGCGGCACGTCTGTTAGTGGCGGCATTGATTGGGTTCACGCTAAGTGCGCCGGGGCAAACGCTGGCGCAAGATTTTCGGGTTGAATTTCCCTACGTTGCCTTGTTTATTTGGTTGTTTTTGGCATTACCGATCGCATTGGTGGCAGGAATCCCGTTATTGGGGGTGTTTGTGTTGCTGTTGCTGATTCGTTTACGCCTCAAACAGACGAGTGGCGGGCTAACTTGGGAGTCTATTGGCGCGAGTATTGTGTTATTGGAGGCAGTTGGTTTGTTTGTCGCCGCCGTGACCGCTTGAGAGTACCGCGCAATCCCCATCTTGGTGGTATGGTATTGGCTTAGCTGTTAAGATAATCTTATTATTTCGCAGCTTTACAGGCAGGCCATAATTATTATGTCAGCAGAACAGTTCTCCACAGAAAAACGTATCCTGATGGCGATGCGTAAAACCCTCGGCGGCATTATTCGCGATTTAACCCCTTCAGATTCAGCCGTGCGTTACCCCTTATCCGATGCGACGGTTGAAGACGTGAAAAAATGCTTTGATTTGATTGCAGCGCGTGAACGTGAATTGGCGCAATTGGCTGGGGTGAGTGAAGAGCGTCCGCACTTTATTGATGAAGTCAGTGCGACGAAAGTGGTGTCGATTGCTGGCCTGAAAAAGAGGGATTAACCATGCAAACCTTTTCAAGCGAAGAAATGGGCGCTTTGACGCGAGCTGTTCTTAATCACATGGATGAATGGAAGATCAGCGCGGATGAGATGCTGGCAATTTTGCAGTTGGGCGAAGAAGTGCGCCCGCGCCATTTGCAGCAATACCGTCAAGGCGATAAAACTTTCCCGCAAACCACCGAAATGATGAACCGCATTGACCACATTGTGGGCATTGCCGATGCGTTGCGCACCACGTTTCCGTTCAGCAGCCAGATGCGGGTGATGTGGTTGAGCAAGCCGCACCGCCGTTTTCAGCGTCGTCACCCTTTAGCGGTGATGTTGGATGAGGGCGATGACGGTTTAATGCGGGTCAGAATTGAAGTGGATTGTGCTTACGGTTACGCGATCAACGATGCGCTTCATGCAGCGGCTGAAGAAAAGAAGGCAGCAGCAGCCTAGTTGATGCAAAAGGGCTTGATATTCAAGCCCTTTTTTATGTGCTCAGTGTGGCTGATTAAGCCGCTTCGCCTGAATTACCCTGCATGGCTTCTTTAACCATTTTCTGTAATTCACCGTTTTGGTACATTTCCAGCGTAATATCGCAGCCGCCGATCAATTCGCCGTTGATATACACTTGCGGGAACGTTGGCCAGTTCGCGTATTGTGGTAAATCTTGGAAAATTTCCGGGTCACTCAATACGTTCACGTAAGCAAACTCTTCGCCGCACGCCATTAATGCTTGGGATGCGCGGCTGGAAAACCCACATTGTGGCATTTTCGGTGTGCCTTTCATGAAAATGACGACGGGGTTGCTTTTAACGGCTTGGTCGATACGGTCTAATGCGCTCATGCGATAATCCTCATTATGGTTTAGTGATGATGATTACATTCTACCTGTTGCCCAAAATAAATAAACGTCAGATTCCATGAGGAATAGCCGCATCTACGGCTTACGGTTATCACGGCGGCGTTTCATCTCGGCAAATTCCGCCGGATCGATATAGCCGTCACGATTAGTATCCACATTGTCGAAAATGCGGCGCGGGTCGAGTCTGCCGGATTTGGGATTTTTGGCGGCGTATTCCGGCCAAGAAATTAGCCCATCGTTGTTAGTATCCAAGCGTTTGAAATCTGGATCAGTTGCGGCAGCCGCGTTTCCTGCGCTGAGTAATACGGCAACGCTTAGCGCTGATAAAATCATTTTGTTCATAATGCACCCCTGTTTGGTTAATTTGTTGTCGGTGAAAGGGATTAACGCGAATTCCAAAGCAACGTTGACAGCATTGCGTCAGAATTTTGGTTTTTCTTCACGCAGTATCAGCATAATCCTGCGATGCTAACAGGGGATGAACATTTTAAGACGTGAGGGTTGGTGTCAGCCATTGTTGCAGTTTTTGCCGCAAGCTTGCCATGGAAATGGGTTTGGTCATGTAATCATCCATGCCCGCTTGCAAGCAGTTTTCGCGGTCGCCCTGCATGGCGTTGGCAGTGAGTGCAACCACGGGAGTGCGCGGTGTTTGCCGTGTTTGTTCCATTTGGCGGAATTGGCGCGTGGCTTCGTAGCCATCCATGCTGGGTAATTGGCAATCCATTAGTACCAAGTCGTAGCGATTGTTAGCCAGCATGGCGACCGCTTCATGCCCATCCATCGCAATGTCGAAACTCATGCCCAGTTTGGTAAGCATGACTTGTGCCACTTTGATATTCACCAGATTATCTTCAACCAGCAGAATATGTCCTTTCAATACGCTATTGGCAGAAGGGTCAGTTGTGGCGTGTGGATGATCAGCGTAGGGGTTGCTGACGAGGTGATGTTTAGTGAGGGTGAGATCAAAGTAGAAAGTGCTGCCTTGCCCTGGTGTGGATTTTATCCGAATACAACCTCCCATGAGGTGTACTAATTCTTGCGCGATGGTTAGCCCTAATCCCGTGCCACCGTAGAGGCGGGTGGTGGATTCATCCGCTTGATTGAAGGCATTGAAGAGCGCTTCCTGTTGTGCCGGATGAATACCGGGGCCAGTGTCCGCCACCAATAAACGCAGGGTGGTTTGTTCGGGTTGTTCTTGCAAGGCTTCGATGTATAGCGCTACCGTGCCGCTGGTGGTGAATTTGACCGCATTGCCCAATAAATTCCCCAGCACTTGTTTCAGGCGAATGGGGTCGCCGTAAAACCATGCGTGGCAGTCATTGAGTATTTGGCTGCTTAGCGTTAGGTGTTTTTTGGTCGCAGAGCCACTGAATAACAGCACCATATCGGCGGCGAGTTTGTGCATGTTAAAGGGGATGCGTTCCAGTGCCAGCTTACCGGATTCGATTTTGGAAAGATCCAGCACCGCGTTGATGACATCCAATAAGATTTCGGAGGAGCTGTAGGCAGTGTGCAGGTATTCTTGCTGCTGTGGGTTTAGCGGGGTTTTGGCGAGAATATCCAGCATCCCCAAGACGCCGTTCATGGGGGTGCGGATTTCATGGCTCATATTGGCGAGGAAGCGCGATTTTTCCTTGGATTGTTGCAGAGCGCGAATTTTTTCCTGCGATTCCTGTTGGAGCGTGGCATTGAGCGCCAGCATTTCCTGCGAAGATACTTCTAATGAACGTTCCAGCACATAGTAGGCTTGTTTGTGATCATCGTAGGTGTGACTGATCCGATTCAGGAAGGCACGCCAACTGGCAGCGTCAGGGGGAGCTTCTGGGTTTAACCCCAGACTGCGTAACTGCCGGTTAAGCGTGCGGTCGTAATCACTCATACAGCGTGGTCAGCGTCATCGTCTGATTGTGCAGATCACAATTGCCTTTGGAAAACGGTGAAATTTCGCCGTAGGAATAAAAACCAATCTGGGTGGTATTTTCCGGTAGATTATCGAGCACTGCTTCGACTTCTTCCTCAGCATCTGCGCCCATGACCATGCGCCGCCCGACGCAACTGATCGCAATGCACAGCACGGTTTTGTCGGTGTCGGCATTGCACATTAACGCGGCATCTTCAGCACCTTCCACCAATTGTTCCAGATTTGCCCGCATTAATTGCGCTTGCGAGCCGACGGGAATGTCTCCGGCAAAGGTCAGCGATTGCGTGGCTTCATCAACCGCTAAGATGGTGCGTACCAGTTCTTTGGTTTCACCGGGTCGGCTCAGGGCTAAGGGGAAGCGTAGCCCGGTGGCGGGTAATCCGGTGGCCATTTCACCGAGGTAGGTTTTATACAAAGCCAGAGCAGGTTTACCGGCGAGTTCGTATAAAACGTTGTTTTCAGCGCGAGTCACTTCGCGGGCTGGGCCGAAAGGTTTCCAACCGCCTTTGGAGCCATGACTGATTTGAATATTGCCATAGAAGCCGAGCGCGGTGACGATGCCGCTGGTGGGTTTACCGTCTTTTAATACCCAGGTATTCACGAAACGTTCGCCATCACCTGCCAGCCCGCCGGTGACGCTGATCGCCGCACTGACGACATCGTTAAACCCTTGGGTGAGTTCGCTGCCGTTGACTTTTAAGCCATCTGAGAGGGTAAAAATGCCTTTTAGGGTGTCGTGCGCGAGGTTATCTGCCAGAAAACGCCCAATGGTGCGTGATTCTGACGGGTTGTGAATCGCCACTTGCGCGAGGCGTAATGTGGTGGATTCAAATTCTACCAACGCAATGACCAGACTGTGGTCACGAATATGACCAGCGAGGATTTCACCTGAACTGGAACATCCCATAAAAATAGCTTTTGGGTATTGTGCCGTTAGCACTTCAAAGGGTGCGGGTTGATTGATAAAATCCGAAGCCCCAAAGACAAGCACAAGCTGCTGTGCGCTTGTCATGGCAGGCAAATTGTCAGAAAAACCTTGGGTGGTGGTATAGGAAAGCGTATGGATTTTCATGGTGGTGCCATTCCCTCAACTAATGATAATTTTTATTAATGATTGCTTTATCGGAATAATGGCATGACTCATTCCAAGACGCTAGTCTTATGGATGTAAGGGGTTAACTTTTGCCAGC
The sequence above is drawn from the Thiothrix subterranea genome and encodes:
- a CDS encoding ATP-binding protein; its protein translation is MSDYDRTLNRQLRSLGLNPEAPPDAASWRAFLNRISHTYDDHKQAYYVLERSLEVSSQEMLALNATLQQESQEKIRALQQSKEKSRFLANMSHEIRTPMNGVLGMLDILAKTPLNPQQQEYLHTAYSSSEILLDVINAVLDLSKIESGKLALERIPFNMHKLAADMVLLFSGSATKKHLTLSSQILNDCHAWFYGDPIRLKQVLGNLLGNAVKFTTSGTVALYIEALQEQPEQTTLRLLVADTGPGIHPAQQEALFNAFNQADESTTRLYGGTGLGLTIAQELVHLMGGCIRIKSTPGQGSTFYFDLTLTKHHLVSNPYADHPHATTDPSANSVLKGHILLVEDNLVNIKVAQVMLTKLGMSFDIAMDGHEAVAMLANNRYDLVLMDCQLPSMDGYEATRQFRQMEQTRQTPRTPVVALTANAMQGDRENCLQAGMDDYMTKPISMASLRQKLQQWLTPTLTS
- a CDS encoding FIST signal transduction protein gives rise to the protein MKIHTLSYTTTQGFSDNLPAMTSAQQLVLVFGASDFINQPAPFEVLTAQYPKAIFMGCSSSGEILAGHIRDHSLVIALVEFESTTLRLAQVAIHNPSESRTIGRFLADNLAHDTLKGIFTLSDGLKVNGSELTQGFNDVVSAAISVTGGLAGDGERFVNTWVLKDGKPTSGIVTALGFYGNIQISHGSKGGWKPFGPAREVTRAENNVLYELAGKPALALYKTYLGEMATGLPATGLRFPLALSRPGETKELVRTILAVDEATQSLTFAGDIPVGSQAQLMRANLEQLVEGAEDAALMCNADTDKTVLCIAISCVGRRMVMGADAEEEVEAVLDNLPENTTQIGFYSYGEISPFSKGNCDLHNQTMTLTTLYE